A window of Ipomoea triloba cultivar NCNSP0323 chromosome 2, ASM357664v1 contains these coding sequences:
- the LOC116010357 gene encoding pleiotropic drug resistance protein 1-like encodes MEIDDSYRKSGSFRISNSSLWRSSGMDVFVKSSSSSRRVQEDEERALKWAALQRVPTYDRLKKALVTGLRGETSEIDINNIRYEDKKEILERLIKVPERDNQKFLLKLKDRIDRVALDIPTVEVRFEHLNVGVEAYVGKRALPSIKNLFLNILEGLLSYFHLPTNKKHISILHDVSGIIKPGRMTLLLGPPSSGKTTLLLALAGQLDPSLEFSGRVSYNGHEMHEFVPMRTAAYISQHDLHIPEMTARETLAFSARCQGVGSRYEMLAELSRREKAANIMPDPDLDIFMKAAATDGQQENVVVDYIIKILGLEGCEDTIVGNELLRGLSGGERKRLTIGEMLVGPANVFLMDEISTGLDSSTTFQILNSIRNCVHILHGTAAIALLQLSPECYDLFDDIILISEGQIVYQGPRDHVLEFFECMGFRCPERKGVAEFLQEVTSKKDQKQYWVHSDKPYRLVTVKEFCEAFQSFHVGRNLGDELGTPFQKATSHPAAITTKPYGVSKMELLKSCFLREVLLMKRNSALYLLGLASVILLAVVTMTLFPKTTNISKNSLMGAQIYMGSLFFSLSVFLFSAIQELAPTVMRLPVFYKQRDHSFYPASAYAIPIWILSIPISFIEVSIWVFSTYYAIGYDPNVERLFKQWVLLLIFKQTSSALFRCAAVVSRSMTVAFVACSFVILMMFSLGGFVLSRVDMKKWWLWGYWISPLMYAQNAIAVNEFLGTSWNTVLPFSSSEPLGVLVLKYRGLYPEAYWYWVGVGALVGFTIIANFLYTLALAKLRSLPQSQVVISAESDSSNAAGGIDNTNHRAMILPFEPHWIAFSDVKYSVDMPQEMKNVQGVVEDRLELLKGVSGAFRPGILTALMGVSGAGKTTLMDVLAGRKTGGYIAGNITVSGYTKNQKTFARVSGYCEQNDIHSPHITVYESLLFSAKLRLPSQIDSETRRVFIKEVMELVELTSFGDVLVGLPGVNGLSTGQRKRLTIAVELVANPSIVFMDEPTTGLDARASAIIMTTIRNVVDTGRTIVCTIHQPSIHIFEAFDELLLMAQGGQEIYFGPIGRRSCHLINYFESIEGISGMKEGYNPATWVLEITSEKEVALGVSFSEMYASSELCKRNKALVETLSTPCPGSRDLSFPSEYSQTLSAQFLACLQKQRWSYCHNTSYTALRALFTIFIALLFGTMFWGLGARRNKVQDLFNAMGSMFAAVFFVGTLNAFTVEQVAVVERTVFYRERAAGMYAATPFAFAMIVIEVPYILVQAVVYSVIVYSMIGFEWTGNKFLWYLFIMFLTFLYSTFLGIMSVAITPNLDIATLFATATFGIWNLFSGFLIPRPNAPVWWRWYFLLSPVGWTLYALMVSQFGDVDDVLETFNTVEGFLRIFLGYKREFLGESAAILSAFVLLFALCFALCINLFNFQKR; translated from the exons ATGGAGATTGATGATTCTTATAGGAAGAGTGGAAGCTTTAGAATAAGCAATTCATCGTTATGGAGGAGCAGTGGCATGGATGTGTTTGTGAAGTCATCTTCGTCATCACGGCGGGTGCAGGAAGATGAAGAAAGGGCACTCAAGTGGGCTGCGCTTCAGAGAGTTCCAACCTATGACCGCCTCAAGAAGGCTTTAGTTACAGGGTTAAGAGGTGAGACAAGTGAAATTGATATAAACAACATCAGATATGAAGACAAGAAAGAAATCCTTGAGAGATTGATAAAAGTCCCAGAAAGAGATAACCAGAAGTTCTTATTGAAACTTAAGGATCGCATTGACAG GGTTGCACTTGATATTCCTACAGTGGAGGTCAGATTTGAGCATTTGAATGTGGGGGTTGAAGCTTATGTAGGCAAAAGAGCTTTGCCTTCTATCAAAAACCTGTTCTTGAACATACTGGAG GGGCTATTGAGCTATTTCCACCTGCCTACAAACAAGAAACACATTTCGATTCTTCATGATGTTAGTGGAATCATCAAGCCTGGCAG AATGACATTGCTCTTAGGGCCTCCAAGTTCAGGGAAAACCACTCTTCTGCTGGCACTGGCAGGGCAGCTTGATCCCAGTTTGGAA TTTTCTGGGAGAGTTTCTTACAATGGGCATGAAATGCATGAATTTGTGCCCATGAGAACTGCTGCTTACATCAGCCAGCATGACCTCCACATTCCAGAAATGACTGCTAGAGAAACCCTGGCCTTTTCTGCAAGATGCCAAGGAGTTGGCTCCAGATATG AAATGTTAGCAGAACTATCTAGAAGAGAAAAAGCAGCAAATATTATGCCAGATCCTGATTTAGATATCTTTATGAAG GCTGCTGCAACAGATGGTCAGCAAGAAAATGTCGTTGTGGACTACATCATCAAG ATTCTGGGACTTGAAGGCTGTGAGGATACAATTGTAGGAAATGAACTGCTAAGGGGTTTGTCAGGAGGTGAACGAAAGCGGCTTACAATAGGGGAAATGCTTGTGGGACCAGCAAATGTTTTCTTGATGGATGAGATATCAACTGGTTTAGACAGTTCAACCACTTTTCAAATCCTAAATTCCATCAGAAATTGTGTACACATTCTCCATGGGACTGCAGCAATTGCTCTTCTGCAGCTTTCACCAGAATGTTATGATCTGTTTGATGATATTATCCTCATATCTGAAGGCCAGATTGTGTATCAGGGTCCACGCGATCATGTGCTTGAATTCTTTGAATGTATGGGATTCAGATGTCCAGAAAGAAAAGGGGTAGCTGAGTTCTTGCAAGAA GTGACATCAAAGAAAGATCAAAAGCAGTATTGGGTCCATAGTGACAAGCCTTACAGATTAGTGACAGTAAAGGAATTCTGTGAAGCATTTCAATCTTTCCACGTTGGGCGCAACCTAGGAGATGAGCTTGGCACCCCATTCCAGAAGGCTACAAGTCATCCAGCTGCTATAACTACAAAACCATATGGAGTTAGCAAGATGGAGCTCCTGAAATCTTGTTTTCTCAGAGAAGTTCTACTGATGAAGAGAAACTCTGCCCTTTATCTTCTTGGACTCGCTTCG GTGATTCTTTTGGCAGTGGTTACGATGACACTGTTCCCAAAGACGACCAATATAAGCAAAAACTCACTAATGGGGGCACAGATATACATGGGCTCCCTCTTCTTTAGCCTGAGTGTCTTCCTGTTTAGTGCAATACAAGAATTAGCCCCCACTGTTATGAGGCTTCCTGTTTTCTACAAGCAAAGGGACCATTCGTTTTATCCTGCATCGGCCTATGCAATACCTATATGGATCCTCAGCATTCCCATATCATTCATTGAAGTTTCTATCTGGGTGTTTTCGACATACTATGCCATTGGCTATGATCCAAACGTTGAAAG GTTGTTTAAACAGTGGGTTTTACTCTTGATTTTCAAACAAACTTCGTCTGCCTTATTCAGATGTGCTGCAGTAGTGAGTAGGAGTATGACCGTCGCATTTGTAGCCTGTTCTTTTGTAATCCTAATGATGTTTTCCTTGGGTGGCTTTGTCTTGTCAAGAG TGGATATGAAGAAATGGTGGTTGTGGGGGTATTGGATATCACCATTGATGTATGCCCAGAATGCTATAGCAGTAAATGAATTCCTTGGAACAAGTTGGAATACT GTGCTTCCATTTTCTTCATCAGAACCGCTTGGTGTTCTTGTGCTCAAGTATCGCGGGCTTTACCCCGAGGCATACTGGTACTGGGTTGGAGTAGGGGCACTGGTTGGATTCACAATTATCGCCAATTTCCTTTATACTCTAGCCCTGGCAAAACTCAGAT CACTCCCACAGTCTCAGGTTGTTATCTCAGCAGAATCTGATAGCAGCAATGCTGCAGGAGGGATCGACAACACAAACCACCGCGCAATGATCTTACCATTTGAGCCCCACTGGATCGCCTTTAGTGACGTTAAGTATTCTGTAGACATGCCACAG gAGATGAAGAATGTGCAGGGAGTGGTGGAAGATCGTCTGGAGCTTTTGAAAGGTGTGAGTGGGGCTTTCAGGCCAGGCATTCTGACAGCCCTTATGGGAGTGAGTGGTGCAGGTAAAACTACACTGATGGATGTCCTGGCAGGGAGGAAAACTGGGGGATATATTGCAGGGAACATCACAGTTTCTGGCTACACCAAGAACCAAAAAACATTTGCTCGCGTTTCTGGATACTGTGAGCAGAATGACATCCACTCTCCCCACATTACAGTATATGAATCCTTGCTCTTTTCGGCTAAGCTCCGCTTACCATCACAGATTGATTCAGAAACCAGAAGG GTGTTCATAAAAGAGGTGATGGAGTTGGTTGAACTCACCTCTTTCGGGGATGTACTGGTTGGTTTACCCGGGGTGAATGGTCTATCGACTGGGCAACGAAAGAGGCTAACCATTGCAGTAGAACTAGTGGCCAATCCTTCCATAGTATTCATGGATGAGCCCACCACAGGCCTTGATGCCAGGGCTTCAGCAATCATCATGACCACAATTCGAAACGTTGTTGACACGGGCAGAACAATTGTGTGCACAATCCACCAGCCAAGCATTCACATATTCGAAGCTTTTGATGAA CTGCTGCTAATGGCACAAGGAGGACAAGAAATTTACTTTGGCCCTATCGGGCGTCGTTCTTGCCACTTAATCAACTATTTTGAG AGTATCGAAGGCATCAGCGGGATGAAAGAAGGTTATAATCCAGCAACATGGGTGCTGGAAATTACAAGTGAAAAAGAAGTGGCTCTGGGGGTTAGTTTCAGTGAGATGTATGCAAGTTCAGAACTATGCAa GAGAAATAAAGCTTTGGTGGAAACACTGAGCACACCCTGTCCAGGTTCAAGGGATCTGAGTTTTCCAAGTGAGTACTCACAAACTTTGTCAGCTCAATTCTTAGCATGCCTGCAGAAGCAGCGATGGTCCTACTGCCATAACACCTCATACACTGCACTCAGAGCCCTTTTCACCATTTTTATTGCACTGCTCTTTGGGACAATGTTTTGGGGTCTTGGTGCAAGGAG GAATAAGGTACAGGACTTGTTCAATGCCATGGGTTCCATGTTTGCTGCAGTGTTCTTTGTTGGGACTCTCAATGCATTCACTGTTGAGCAAGTAGCTGTGGTTGAAAGAACAGTGTTTTACAGAGAAAGAGCTGCAGGGATGTATGCAGCTACCCCTTTCGCCTTCGCAATG ATTGTGATTGAGGTGCCATACATTTTAGTGCAAGCAGTGGTGTACAGTGTGATAGTGTATTCCATGATTGGATTTGAGTGGACAGGCAACAAGTTTTTGTGGTACCTTTTCATTATGTTCTTAACATTCTTGTACTCCACTTTCCTGGGCATCATGTCAGTGGCCATCACTCCAAATCTCGACATTGCCACCCTCTTCGCAACTGCTACATTTGGGATATGGAATCTCTTCTCTGGCTTCTTGATTCCTCGCCCG AATGCTCCTGTGTGGTGGAGATGGTATTTTCTGCTCTCACCTGTTGGGTGGACGCTATATGCGCTCATGGTATCTCAGTTCGGAGATGTTGATGATGTTTTAGAGACATTCAACACGGTGGAGGGCTTCCTCAGGATTTTCTTGGGCTATAAACGTGAGTTTTTGGGAGAATCTGCAGCCATATTGTCTGCTTTTGTTCTACTCTTTGCTCTTTGCTTTGCTCTCTGCATCAACCTCTTCAACTTCCAAAAGCgttga
- the LOC116011275 gene encoding 2-oxoglutarate-dependent dioxygenase AOP2-like, producing the protein MGSLETPTKLLVVDFNNENLKPGSTSWADACKDIRTALEDHGCFIALYDKVSPQLHNSIFHASQQLFDLPFDKKILNTNEKPYHGYVGQIPFIPYHEAFGIDHATTMEGVQSFSNLMWSAGNHSFSESSHSFSKIVAELEEKVLRMLFESYGVEKHYDSYVESTDYLLRYMKYEVPESDENKVVFPCHTDKTFMTVLYQLNQVSGLEVEARNGEWISAHFPPSSFIVMAGEAIKGWSNSRVLAPIHKVTLDASGKEKRYSVGIFTFLNNSKTIEVPEELVDDEHPLQFKPFLHLDMLKFFNSDKGRRSHNLLKDFCGV; encoded by the exons ATGGGATCCCTTGAAACTCCAACCAAGCTTCTTGTGGTAGACTTCAACAATGAAAACTTGAAACCTGGCTCAACTTCATGGGCTGATGCATGCAAGGACATTAGGACAGCCCTTGAAGATCATGGCTGTTTCATTGCCCTCTATGATAAAGTCTCCCCCCAACTTCACAACTCAATATTCCACGCATCCCAACAATTGTTTGATCTCCCTTTTGACAAAAAAATCCTTAACACCAACGAAAAACCCTACCATGGATATGTCGGCCAGATCCCTTTTATACCCTATCATGAAGCCTTTGGGATCGACCATGCAACCACCATGGAAGGTGTCCAGAGCTTTTCCAATCTCATGTGGTCCGCCGGAAATCACTCTTTCAG TGAAAGTTCGCACTCGTTTTCCAAGATTGTAGCGGAGTTAGAGGAGAAGGTGTTGCGGATGTTATTCGAGAGCTATGGTGTGGAGAAACACTACGATTCGTACGTTGAATCGACGGATTATCTTCTTCGATACATGAAATACGAAGTCCCAGAATCGGATGAAAACAAGGTTGTTTTTCCTTGTCATACCGACAAAACTTTCATGACAGTCCTTTATCAGCTGAATCAAGTTTCAGGGTTGGAAGTAGAAGCAAGAAATGGTGAATGGATTTCTGCCCACTTTCCTCCCTCTTCCTTCATCGTCATGGCCGGCGAAGCAATCAAG ggGTGGAGCAATAGCAGAGTGTTGGCACCCATTCACAAGGTGACATTGGACGCCAGTGGGAAGGAAAAAAGATACAGTGTGGGAATATTCACTTTCTTGAACAACAGCAAGACGATAGAGGTTCCAGAAGAGCTAGTGGATGATGAACATCCATTGCAGTTTAAGCCTTTCCTGCATCTTGACATGCTCAAATTCTTTAACTCAGACAAGGGCAGGAGATCCCACAATTTACTCAAGGATTTCTGTGGcgtttaa